A single region of the Sphingomonas crocodyli genome encodes:
- a CDS encoding glycosyltransferase family 2 protein: protein MTTPDADDHAPLLSIIIPTFNEAANIAPLVDAVGAALGTIAWEMIVVDDDSPDHTFDVVAAVARTHPHVRCIRRVGRRGLASAVIEGALAANGDVVAVMDADFQHDETRLPLMYRAMIDQKADLVVATRYGSGGGVGDWDPTRAAISDVATRMGRILIGDATTDPMSGFFMVRRAVLASSVYDLSLQGYKILLDIISSSPRRLRIAEVPYTFRGRREGQSKIGPMVFAEFLFLLIEKLSRGLIPPRFVLFCIVGGLGLGVHLVILNGLGAIGFSFLAAQASAIGGAMLFNYVLNNEFTYRDKRLTGINAVFGAFAFAIVCSIGALANVGVAELAIQQTDNWSIAGIAGAIMGAVFNFGAASSLIWGRREKRRRKAAA from the coding sequence ATGACCACGCCAGACGCCGACGATCACGCCCCGCTTCTCTCGATCATCATCCCCACGTTCAACGAGGCGGCGAACATCGCCCCGCTGGTCGATGCGGTGGGCGCCGCGCTGGGCACGATTGCGTGGGAGATGATCGTCGTCGACGACGACAGCCCCGATCATACGTTCGATGTCGTCGCGGCCGTCGCGCGCACGCATCCCCATGTCCGCTGCATCCGCCGCGTCGGGCGACGCGGGCTTGCCTCGGCCGTGATCGAAGGCGCGCTGGCGGCGAATGGTGATGTCGTCGCGGTGATGGATGCCGATTTCCAGCATGACGAAACGCGCCTGCCGCTGATGTATCGCGCGATGATCGATCAGAAGGCCGATCTGGTCGTCGCGACCCGCTATGGCAGCGGCGGCGGGGTGGGGGATTGGGATCCGACCCGCGCGGCGATCAGCGATGTCGCGACCCGCATGGGCCGCATCCTGATCGGCGATGCGACCACCGATCCGATGAGCGGCTTCTTCATGGTTCGCCGCGCGGTGCTCGCTTCCTCGGTCTATGATCTGTCGTTGCAGGGCTACAAGATCCTGCTCGACATTATCAGTTCCTCGCCGCGCCGGCTGCGCATCGCCGAAGTGCCCTATACCTTCCGGGGGCGGCGTGAGGGCCAGAGCAAGATCGGGCCGATGGTCTTCGCCGAATTCCTGTTCCTGCTGATCGAGAAATTGTCGCGCGGGCTGATCCCGCCGCGCTTCGTCTTGTTCTGTATCGTCGGTGGGCTGGGCCTTGGCGTCCACCTCGTCATCCTCAATGGGCTGGGGGCGATCGGCTTCAGCTTCCTCGCGGCGCAGGCGTCGGCGATCGGCGGGGCAATGCTGTTCAACTATGTCTTGAACAATGAGTTTACCTATCGCGACAAGCGCCTGACCGGCATCAACGCGGTGTTCGGCGCCTTCGCCTTCGCCATCGTCTGTTCGATCGGGGCGCTCGCCAATGTCGGGGTGGCCGAACTGGCGATCCAGCAGACCGACAACTGGTCGATCGCGGGGATCGCCGGCGCGATCATGGGCGCGGTGTTCAACTTCGGCGCGGCGAGCAGCCTGATCTGGGGCCGCCGCGAAAAACGTCGCCGCAAGGCCGCCGCATGA
- a CDS encoding Coq4 family protein, giving the protein MNEMTTIEKKDTGNYEGGMTAEQAAYMRMGMEPVAGSVPMSTSKYLNSPLYVHAFTTMSLRRMGHDLPTTYDIPNMSRALADTADLQEGTRLIAEEREKNPEFAAWLDARKPVNLSLDRVKDCAPGTLGAALREFLGKGYKADFVHNYEPKSDLDYLMKRIGHTHDLQHLLTGFGPNHGGEHALAYMNIASTYKHFTPEFASFLTMANKFVSVALLTRVGLHYPQAMNIILEATRWGIEAGQNLKTLLFMVDYDSYYDWQMEDIVKDLGITFGPAEGWDYTEDLCKG; this is encoded by the coding sequence ATGAACGAGATGACGACCATCGAGAAAAAGGACACCGGCAATTACGAAGGCGGCATGACCGCCGAACAGGCCGCTTACATGCGCATGGGCATGGAGCCGGTCGCTGGCAGCGTGCCGATGTCGACGTCCAAATATCTCAACAGCCCGCTCTACGTGCACGCCTTCACGACGATGAGCCTGCGCCGCATGGGCCACGATCTGCCGACGACCTACGACATCCCGAACATGTCGCGCGCGCTGGCCGACACCGCCGATCTGCAGGAAGGCACCCGCCTGATCGCCGAGGAGCGTGAGAAGAACCCCGAATTCGCCGCCTGGCTCGACGCGCGCAAGCCGGTCAATCTCAGCCTCGATCGGGTGAAGGATTGCGCGCCCGGCACGCTGGGCGCCGCGCTGCGCGAGTTCCTGGGCAAGGGTTACAAGGCCGACTTCGTCCACAATTACGAGCCGAAGAGCGACCTCGACTATCTGATGAAGCGGATCGGCCATACGCACGATCTGCAGCACCTGCTGACCGGTTTCGGCCCGAACCACGGCGGCGAACACGCGCTCGCCTATATGAACATCGCGTCGACCTACAAGCATTTCACGCCCGAGTTTGCGAGCTTCCTCACGATGGCGAACAAGTTCGTCAGCGTGGCCCTGCTCACCCGCGTTGGCCTGCATTATCCGCAGGCGATGAACATCATCCTGGAGGCGACCCGCTGGGGCATCGAAGCCGGGCAGAACCTCAAGACCCTGCTCTTCATGGTCGATTATGACAGCTATTATGACTGGCAGATGGAAGACATCGTGAAGGATCTCGGCATCACCTTCGGCCCCGCCGAAGGCTGGGATTATACCGAGGATCTCTGCAAGGGCTGA
- a CDS encoding nuclear transport factor 2 family protein translates to MSEELLARIDRLESIDAIRQLAAKYSLALDMRDANAWVGLFPEDVKVGAGQVGRAAMRAWFDDTMRLQFTGTSHHIGGHIIEFDDPDHAKGVVYSKNEHETGDEWVIMQMMYVDKYDRIDGRWYFRRRLPLYWYATDLNKPPIGDNKMRWPDQDAYSGGYHDYFPSWKEFWARAGDDGSPVAEPAPLEGFLDTMSRGATAPKIRVR, encoded by the coding sequence ATGTCCGAAGAATTGCTCGCCCGGATCGATCGGCTGGAATCGATCGACGCGATCCGCCAGCTTGCCGCCAAATACAGCCTCGCGCTCGACATGCGCGACGCGAACGCCTGGGTCGGTCTGTTCCCCGAAGATGTGAAGGTCGGCGCCGGGCAGGTCGGCCGCGCGGCGATGCGCGCCTGGTTCGACGATACGATGCGGCTCCAGTTCACCGGCACCTCGCACCATATTGGCGGGCACATCATCGAGTTTGACGATCCCGATCATGCCAAGGGCGTCGTCTATTCGAAAAACGAGCATGAGACCGGCGACGAATGGGTCATCATGCAGATGATGTATGTCGACAAGTACGACCGGATCGATGGCCGCTGGTATTTCCGCCGCCGCCTTCCGCTCTACTGGTACGCCACCGATCTCAACAAGCCGCCGATCGGCGACAACAAGATGCGCTGGCCCGATCAGGACGCCTATTCCGGCGGCTATCACGATTATTTCCCGAGCTGGAAGGAGTTCTGGGCGCGCGCGGGCGACGATGGTTCGCCGGTCGCCGAACCCGCGCCGCTGGAAGGTTTTCTCGACACGATGTCGCGCGGGGCGACCGCGCCGAAGATCCGGGTGCGTTAG
- a CDS encoding metallopeptidase family protein, which translates to MSEGQTFAPDADRLEAIARATIAKLPAEFAAHIGDVVLRIEDFADDETLAEMGIENPFELTGLYTGRPIGEKSVDLSGALPDMIHLYRRAILDEWVETGVSIEALVAHVVIHEIGHHFGLSDADMHALEEMAVD; encoded by the coding sequence ATGAGCGAAGGTCAAACATTTGCGCCCGATGCCGACCGGCTGGAAGCGATTGCGCGCGCGACCATCGCCAAACTGCCCGCCGAATTCGCGGCGCATATCGGCGATGTCGTGCTGCGGATCGAGGATTTCGCCGATGACGAGACGCTGGCCGAAATGGGGATCGAGAATCCGTTCGAACTGACCGGCCTCTACACCGGCCGGCCGATCGGGGAGAAATCGGTCGACCTGTCGGGCGCGCTGCCCGACATGATTCACCTCTATCGCCGCGCGATACTCGACGAATGGGTCGAAACCGGGGTCAGCATCGAGGCGCTGGTCGCGCATGTCGTGATCCACGAGATCGGCCACCATTTCGGGCTGAGCGATGCCGACATGCACGCGCTGGAGGAAATGGCGGTTGATTGA
- a CDS encoding TetR/AcrR family transcriptional regulator, translated as MGRPRSLTLRQVIEAGKELGLEQLSISAVAMRLGVGVGTIYTYVENKDELYSLVAVALSERPAIQEQGQHWADIIRANAAHDYELLASEPELLRLVVSGAVGPEEGLYALETVVALLVARGFTPEKAFELCRESGRIAVGTAVSGAMARAWERQGETRRVKVTRALLEAPEDRFPTLRALGPVLTDDERYCDYRPLLERLLTQLAAERGEALPPPSTPI; from the coding sequence GTGGGGCGTCCGCGCTCGCTGACGCTGCGGCAGGTGATCGAGGCGGGCAAGGAACTCGGCCTCGAACAGCTGAGCATCAGCGCGGTCGCCATGCGGCTCGGCGTCGGCGTCGGCACGATCTACACCTATGTCGAGAATAAGGACGAGCTTTACAGCCTCGTCGCGGTCGCACTGTCCGAACGGCCCGCAATCCAGGAACAGGGGCAGCACTGGGCCGACATCATTCGCGCCAATGCCGCGCATGATTATGAACTGCTGGCCAGCGAACCCGAATTGCTGCGGCTGGTCGTATCCGGCGCGGTCGGCCCCGAAGAAGGGCTGTACGCGCTCGAAACCGTCGTCGCCCTGCTCGTCGCGCGCGGCTTCACCCCCGAAAAGGCGTTCGAACTGTGCCGCGAAAGCGGGCGGATCGCGGTCGGCACCGCCGTGTCCGGCGCGATGGCGCGCGCATGGGAACGGCAGGGTGAAACCCGCCGCGTCAAGGTCACGCGCGCCCTGCTCGAAGCGCCGGAGGATCGCTTTCCTACGCTGCGCGCACTCGGCCCCGTGCTGACCGACGACGAACGCTATTGCGATTATCGCCCGCTGCTCGAGCGGCTGCTGACCCAGCTCGCGGCCGAACGCGGCGAGGCGCTGCCACCCCCTTCAACACCGATCTAG
- the katG gene encoding catalase/peroxidase HPI, with product MDAPTSGSPLSDPSKEPAALRTLLGRTNRDWWPNQLSIDILHQKGATGNPMGDDFDYAEAFKSLDLAAVKADLAALMTDSQPWWPADYGHYGPFFIRMAWHSAGTYRTGDGRGGARSGTQRFAPLNSWPDNGNLDKARRLLWPIKQKYGAALSWADLMILAGNVAIESMGGPVFGFGGGREDVFEPEKDIYWGTEEQWVGAGAETRIDEEAGRALENPLAAIQMGLIYVNPEGPGGCPMPQASARDMRATFSRMAMNDEETAALTAGGHTFGKAHGAGDAKLVGVEPEGGDIAAQGFGWLSTHESGIGDHTITSGIEGSWTPTPITWDMSFFDMLLDHEYELVKSPAGAHQWQPVGNPEDTQAPAAHTAGKRVPTMMTTADMALKVDPEYRKIMERFRADPAYFADAFARAWFKLTHRDMGPKPLYLGPDVPAEDLIWQDPVPVGVTLSDADVATLKDKIAASGLSVAQLVKTAWASASTFRGSDNRGGANGARIRLAPQKDWAVNEPAELSKVLAIYEGIQKDFGKVSIADLIVLGGSLGIEQAAKAAGHSVSVPFASGRGDATQEWTDVESFEPLEPRADGFRNYLSVPFNVPTEELLVDRAQLLGLSAPEMTVLVGGLRVIGGNHDGSAHGVLTDRPGQLTNDFFVNLLDMKTAWKEVDDRGDEVFVGTDRVSGEERWTGTRTDLVFGSNSQLRAIAEVYAGADAGAKFVKDFVAAWVKVMNADRFDLTA from the coding sequence ATGGACGCACCCACCAGCGGCAGCCCCCTTAGCGATCCTTCGAAGGAGCCCGCCGCGCTGCGCACCCTGCTGGGCCGCACCAATCGCGACTGGTGGCCCAACCAGCTGTCGATCGACATCCTTCATCAGAAGGGCGCCACCGGCAATCCGATGGGCGACGACTTCGATTATGCCGAAGCGTTCAAGTCGCTCGACCTCGCCGCCGTGAAGGCCGATCTGGCCGCGTTGATGACCGACAGCCAGCCGTGGTGGCCGGCCGATTACGGGCATTACGGCCCCTTCTTCATCCGCATGGCGTGGCACAGCGCGGGCACCTATCGCACCGGCGACGGGCGCGGCGGGGCGCGTTCGGGCACGCAGCGTTTCGCTCCACTCAATTCGTGGCCCGACAACGGCAATCTCGACAAGGCACGCCGCCTGCTCTGGCCGATCAAGCAGAAGTACGGCGCGGCGCTCAGCTGGGCCGACCTGATGATCCTGGCGGGCAATGTCGCGATCGAATCGATGGGTGGGCCGGTCTTCGGCTTCGGCGGCGGACGCGAGGACGTGTTCGAGCCGGAAAAGGACATCTACTGGGGTACCGAGGAGCAATGGGTCGGCGCGGGCGCCGAAACCCGCATCGACGAGGAGGCGGGCCGCGCGCTCGAAAACCCGCTCGCCGCGATCCAGATGGGGCTGATCTACGTCAATCCCGAAGGGCCGGGCGGCTGCCCGATGCCGCAGGCGTCCGCCCGCGATATGCGCGCCACCTTCTCACGCATGGCAATGAATGACGAGGAGACCGCGGCGCTCACCGCCGGCGGTCACACCTTCGGCAAGGCGCATGGCGCGGGTGATGCGAAGCTGGTCGGCGTTGAGCCCGAAGGCGGGGACATTGCGGCGCAGGGCTTCGGCTGGCTCTCGACCCACGAGAGCGGGATCGGCGATCATACGATCACGTCGGGCATCGAGGGATCGTGGACCCCGACGCCGATCACCTGGGACATGAGCTTCTTCGACATGCTGCTCGACCACGAATATGAGCTGGTGAAGAGCCCGGCGGGCGCGCACCAGTGGCAGCCGGTCGGCAATCCCGAAGACACGCAGGCGCCGGCCGCGCACACGGCGGGCAAGCGCGTGCCGACGATGATGACCACCGCCGACATGGCGCTGAAGGTCGATCCCGAATATCGCAAGATCATGGAGCGGTTCCGCGCCGATCCCGCCTATTTCGCCGACGCCTTCGCGCGCGCCTGGTTCAAGCTGACGCATCGCGACATGGGGCCGAAGCCGCTCTATCTCGGCCCGGACGTGCCGGCCGAAGACCTGATCTGGCAGGATCCGGTTCCGGTGGGCGTCACGCTCAGCGACGCCGATGTCGCCACCCTTAAGGACAAAATCGCCGCGTCGGGGCTTTCGGTGGCGCAGCTCGTCAAGACCGCCTGGGCCTCTGCCTCCACCTTCCGGGGTTCGGACAATCGCGGCGGCGCCAATGGCGCGCGCATCCGCCTGGCCCCGCAGAAGGACTGGGCGGTCAACGAGCCCGCAGAACTCTCCAAGGTGCTCGCGATCTATGAGGGCATCCAAAAGGATTTCGGCAAGGTCAGCATCGCCGACCTGATCGTCCTCGGCGGATCGCTGGGCATCGAACAGGCGGCCAAGGCGGCAGGCCATAGCGTCAGCGTGCCGTTCGCCAGCGGGCGTGGCGATGCAACGCAGGAATGGACCGACGTCGAAAGCTTCGAACCGCTCGAGCCGCGCGCCGACGGCTTCCGCAATTACCTCTCGGTGCCGTTCAACGTGCCGACCGAAGAATTGCTGGTCGATCGCGCCCAACTGCTCGGCCTGTCGGCGCCCGAAATGACCGTGCTGGTCGGCGGGCTGCGCGTGATCGGGGGCAACCATGACGGCAGCGCGCATGGCGTGCTGACCGATCGGCCGGGGCAGTTGACCAACGACTTCTTCGTCAACCTGCTCGACATGAAGACGGCGTGGAAGGAAGTCGATGATCGCGGCGACGAGGTCTTCGTCGGCACCGATCGCGTGTCGGGCGAGGAACGCTGGACGGGCACGCGCACCGATCTGGTGTTCGGATCCAACTCGCAGCTTCGCGCGATCGCGGAGGTCTATGCGGGCGCCGATGCGGGCGCGAAATTCGTGAAGGACTTCGTGGCCGCGTGGGTAAAGGTGATGAACGCCGACCGCTTCGATCTGACGGCCTGA
- a CDS encoding 4a-hydroxytetrahydrobiopterin dehydratase, producing the protein MAIEALSDAERADALDAFSDWDYEEGRDAIKRTFTFKDFSEAFAFMTRVALLAEKADHHPEWSNVWNRVEILLTTHDAGGLSSRDVAMAEAIEALLD; encoded by the coding sequence ATGGCGATCGAAGCCCTGAGCGATGCCGAACGCGCCGATGCGCTCGATGCCTTTTCGGACTGGGACTATGAAGAGGGGCGCGATGCGATCAAGCGCACCTTCACGTTCAAGGATTTCTCCGAAGCCTTCGCCTTCATGACGCGCGTGGCGCTGCTGGCGGAGAAGGCCGATCATCATCCCGAATGGTCGAACGTGTGGAACCGGGTCGAAATCCTGCTGACCACGCATGATGCAGGCGGGCTTTCGTCGCGCGACGTGGCGATGGCCGAGGCGATCGAGGCTCTGCTCGACTAA
- a CDS encoding SDR family NAD(P)-dependent oxidoreductase → MDLRLAGKRALVTGSSGGIGAGVAEILAREGAAVVVHGRDTGRAEATAERIRAAGGKAAIACGDLATDAGGDAVADAALAAFGGIDILVNNAGGRSSDNGVADWLQAEGADWADTYQMNTVAAARLIRRLVPGMKERGWGRIIQVASAAGTSPSANSPQYAASKAAMINMTVSLSKALSRTGVTVNTISPGMIQTPAVDAWLDGIAEARGWPGDRAKSMAWVLDNAVHQTVDRMGMPEDIGNVIALVASPLGDFINGANFRVDGGNSPAVN, encoded by the coding sequence ATGGATCTGAGGCTGGCCGGCAAGCGAGCGCTCGTTACTGGATCGAGCGGGGGGATCGGCGCCGGGGTCGCCGAAATCCTGGCACGCGAAGGTGCCGCCGTGGTCGTTCATGGACGCGATACGGGCCGCGCCGAGGCGACCGCGGAGCGGATCCGCGCCGCTGGCGGGAAGGCCGCGATTGCGTGCGGCGATCTTGCGACCGATGCCGGGGGCGATGCCGTCGCCGATGCAGCGCTGGCGGCATTTGGGGGGATCGATATCCTCGTCAACAATGCGGGCGGCCGATCAAGCGACAATGGCGTGGCGGACTGGCTGCAGGCCGAGGGCGCCGACTGGGCCGATACCTATCAGATGAACACGGTCGCGGCCGCGCGCCTGATCCGTCGCCTGGTGCCGGGAATGAAAGAGCGCGGCTGGGGGCGGATCATCCAGGTGGCGAGTGCGGCCGGCACGTCGCCCAGCGCCAACTCACCCCAATATGCCGCGTCGAAGGCGGCGATGATCAACATGACGGTGAGTCTCTCCAAGGCGCTGTCGCGCACGGGCGTTACCGTCAACACGATCAGCCCCGGCATGATCCAGACACCCGCCGTCGACGCTTGGCTCGATGGCATCGCCGAGGCGCGCGGATGGCCGGGCGATCGGGCGAAGAGCATGGCGTGGGTGCTCGACAATGCCGTCCACCAGACGGTCGATCGCATGGGCATGCCCGAGGATATCGGTAACGTGATCGCATTGGTCGCGAGCCCGCTGGGCGATTTCATCAACGGCGCCAATTTCCGTGTCGACGGGGGCAATTCGCCTGCGGTGAACTGA
- the ccmA gene encoding heme ABC exporter ATP-binding protein CcmA, translating into MEARLAFDKVSCLRGDRLLFEGLSFALTAGQAALLTGPNGVGKSSLLRIAAGLLPPAIGTVERTGRIALAAETAALDARMPLGDALGFWAKLDGAGQGDVAHALDAMGIANLAPVPVRMLSTGQRKRAVLARVIAGNAPVWLLDEPGNGLDTASLDRLAQAMADHRKAGGIILAATHQPLGLDDAMPIVLSAAA; encoded by the coding sequence ATTGAGGCGCGGCTGGCCTTTGACAAGGTATCCTGCCTGCGCGGTGACCGCCTCCTGTTCGAGGGGCTGAGCTTTGCGCTGACCGCAGGGCAGGCGGCTTTGCTCACCGGCCCCAATGGCGTCGGCAAATCGAGCCTGCTGCGCATCGCCGCGGGCCTGTTGCCGCCCGCCATCGGCACGGTCGAGCGCACCGGCCGGATCGCGCTGGCGGCCGAGACGGCGGCGCTCGATGCGCGCATGCCGCTGGGCGATGCGCTCGGTTTCTGGGCGAAGCTCGACGGGGCGGGGCAAGGCGATGTCGCCCACGCGCTGGATGCGATGGGGATCGCCAATCTGGCGCCGGTGCCCGTCCGTATGCTGTCGACCGGGCAGCGCAAGCGCGCGGTGCTGGCGCGGGTGATCGCGGGCAATGCGCCGGTCTGGCTGCTCGACGAACCGGGCAACGGGCTCGACACCGCCTCGCTCGATCGGCTTGCGCAGGCGATGGCCGATCATCGCAAGGCGGGCGGCATCATCCTGGCCGCGACACACCAGCCGCTCGGCCTGGACGATGCGATGCCCATCGTGTTGAGCGCCGCCGCATGA
- a CDS encoding SDR family NAD(P)-dependent oxidoreductase — protein sequence MQGKSALVTGGGGGFGKAIAELLLADGVAVTLADNDPAKLDAARDLLSSKVPGARIATIAGDATSEADVQVAIDAAIAHGGGLDIVVGTVGGGSGFGAILDLPYDKFMSDYALNVGSAFLLVKLATPRMQTGSSFVFISSAAAVTPLPNLVSYCTVKAGLDHFTRSAAIELSPRGIRFNAVRPGTTETDGMAHAFARDGFAASAAAKIPLARTGKPFDIAKAVHYLASDDASWITGQCWTVDGGAGLRTGG from the coding sequence ATGCAGGGCAAGTCGGCGCTGGTGACCGGCGGAGGGGGCGGCTTCGGCAAGGCGATCGCCGAACTGCTGCTGGCGGATGGCGTGGCGGTCACGCTCGCCGACAATGATCCCGCCAAGCTCGACGCTGCCCGCGACCTGCTCTCATCCAAGGTGCCCGGAGCGCGGATCGCGACCATTGCGGGCGACGCTACGTCGGAGGCCGATGTGCAAGTGGCGATCGATGCCGCGATCGCGCATGGCGGCGGGCTCGATATCGTGGTCGGCACGGTCGGCGGCGGATCGGGCTTCGGTGCGATCCTCGATCTGCCCTACGACAAGTTCATGAGTGATTATGCGCTCAACGTCGGCAGCGCCTTCCTGCTGGTGAAGCTCGCGACGCCGCGGATGCAGACGGGCAGCAGTTTCGTGTTCATCTCCTCGGCCGCCGCCGTGACCCCGCTCCCCAACCTCGTCAGCTATTGCACGGTGAAGGCGGGGCTCGACCATTTCACGCGCAGCGCGGCGATCGAACTCAGCCCGCGCGGCATCCGCTTCAACGCGGTCCGCCCCGGCACGACCGAGACCGACGGCATGGCGCACGCCTTCGCGCGCGACGGCTTCGCGGCGTCGGCCGCGGCGAAGATCCCGCTCGCGCGCACCGGCAAGCCGTTCGATATCGCCAAGGCGGTCCATTACCTTGCGAGCGACGATGCCAGCTGGATCACCGGCCAGTGCTGGACGGTCGATGGCGGTGCGGGCCTGCGTACGGGCGGATAA
- a CDS encoding glycosyltransferase family 39 protein, with amino-acid sequence MRDSDAAIRNGRIALILLLLVAAGLRFGSIDYALSFDEIASTVFARQPLSNLWSGWMVRETNPPLFYTLLHVWIRIFGSSDVAVRALPAVIGLATIVVGYGAGRRLGGVWVGLSVAVLMAVSPEHILMSQLARAYILAALGVLIAVHGLIDLLRTRDMPVWPALARYAIGALIALYSHTMLVLFVMLANVAVFGAIAMRWDAKRALLLPWIVTNAVVVLLWAWWGWITWQQLGGGGSNITWMTAPPLSDVYWDMRETWVPVDYGVAGRVAMAVIAVTFAYALWQGRRRGRILMLIGGAVAVPAILYAISLKVPVYSPRAIFWPGLLLTLGLGIAIASLPNPRWRLSALVLLVTASIVQHLAWLPDREAERFDDLAVALRAHPERPVLVQDESVALAVDYYCGAACPLTIVTVDPTVQRDWFRGLSGARNILPTQAAAFVADRPFATVKRDNKDVEPLFARDPRWTATRSKFGIGLYLAEWSRR; translated from the coding sequence ATGAGGGACAGCGACGCTGCGATCCGCAACGGCCGCATCGCGCTCATCCTCCTCCTGCTCGTTGCGGCGGGGCTGCGCTTCGGTTCGATCGATTATGCGCTGAGCTTCGACGAGATCGCGTCGACGGTCTTCGCGCGCCAGCCGCTGTCCAATCTGTGGAGCGGCTGGATGGTGCGCGAGACCAATCCGCCGTTATTCTACACCTTGCTCCATGTCTGGATCCGCATCTTCGGATCGAGCGACGTGGCGGTGCGGGCGCTGCCTGCCGTCATCGGGCTGGCCACCATCGTCGTTGGTTATGGCGCGGGACGCAGGCTTGGCGGCGTCTGGGTGGGGCTCAGCGTTGCCGTGCTGATGGCGGTGTCGCCCGAACATATCCTGATGAGCCAGCTGGCGCGCGCCTATATCCTCGCCGCGCTGGGCGTGCTGATCGCGGTTCATGGCCTGATCGATCTGTTGCGTACGCGCGATATGCCGGTCTGGCCTGCACTCGCGCGTTATGCGATCGGCGCGCTGATCGCGCTCTACAGCCACACGATGCTGGTGCTGTTCGTGATGCTCGCCAACGTCGCCGTCTTCGGCGCGATCGCGATGCGGTGGGATGCGAAGCGCGCGCTTCTCCTGCCGTGGATCGTCACTAACGCGGTCGTCGTTTTGCTCTGGGCCTGGTGGGGCTGGATCACCTGGCAGCAGCTGGGCGGCGGCGGATCGAACATCACCTGGATGACCGCACCGCCCTTGTCCGACGTCTATTGGGACATGCGCGAGACGTGGGTGCCGGTCGATTATGGCGTCGCCGGGCGCGTGGCGATGGCCGTGATCGCCGTGACCTTTGCCTATGCGCTGTGGCAGGGGCGGCGGCGCGGGCGCATCCTGATGCTGATCGGCGGAGCGGTGGCCGTACCCGCGATCCTCTATGCGATCAGCCTGAAGGTTCCGGTCTATAGCCCGCGCGCGATCTTCTGGCCGGGCCTATTACTGACGCTGGGGCTGGGCATCGCGATCGCCAGCCTGCCGAACCCGCGCTGGCGCCTGTCTGCGCTGGTGCTGCTGGTGACGGCGTCGATCGTGCAGCATCTGGCGTGGTTGCCCGATCGCGAGGCTGAGCGGTTCGACGACCTCGCTGTCGCCCTGCGTGCCCACCCTGAACGGCCGGTGCTGGTGCAGGACGAAAGCGTCGCGCTCGCGGTCGATTATTATTGCGGGGCGGCCTGCCCGCTGACCATCGTCACGGTCGATCCGACGGTGCAGCGCGACTGGTTCCGTGGCCTGTCCGGCGCGCGCAACATCCTCCCCACACAGGCAGCCGCCTTCGTCGCCGACCGTCCATTCGCGACGGTCAAGCGCGACAATAAGGATGTCGAGCCGCTGTTCGCGCGCGATCCGCGCTGGACCGCGACGCGCAGCAAGTTCGGGATCGGCCTCTACTTGGCCGAATGGAGCCGGCGTTAG
- a CDS encoding heme exporter protein CcmB produces the protein MSAWTAIVLRDLRAHYSGGGAVLPVVFFLLVATLFPFAVGPDGVLLAKIGGGALWMAALLAALLPVDRLLAPDAEGGVLDQYCVRGLSDEGVAAAKIIAHWLGFGPPLMIAALPAAALLRLDGPTLALLEAGLAIGTPALAALGLLTSALTLGLRGAGALAGLLMLPLAVPLLIFGAGSFGGDGMGAIKLLAATSLLLLAVAPFGAGAALRAARE, from the coding sequence ATGAGCGCGTGGACCGCCATTGTCCTGCGCGATCTGCGCGCCCACTATTCGGGGGGCGGCGCGGTGCTGCCGGTCGTCTTCTTCCTGCTGGTCGCGACGCTCTTTCCCTTCGCGGTCGGGCCGGATGGGGTGCTGCTCGCCAAGATCGGCGGCGGGGCGTTGTGGATGGCGGCCTTGCTCGCCGCCCTCCTGCCCGTCGATCGCCTGCTCGCGCCCGATGCCGAGGGCGGGGTGCTCGACCAATATTGCGTGCGTGGGCTGTCGGATGAGGGCGTGGCTGCCGCCAAGATCATCGCGCATTGGCTCGGCTTCGGTCCGCCCCTGATGATCGCAGCGCTTCCTGCCGCGGCCCTCCTGCGCCTCGACGGGCCGACGCTCGCGTTGCTGGAGGCGGGGCTTGCGATCGGCACGCCCGCGCTCGCGGCGCTCGGCCTGCTGACGAGTGCGCTCACTCTCGGGTTGCGCGGGGCGGGGGCGCTGGCGGGGTTGCTGATGCTCCCGCTCGCGGTGCCGCTGCTCATCTTCGGTGCGGGCAGTTTCGGTGGTGACGGAATGGGCGCGATCAAGCTCCTCGCCGCCACCTCTCTCCTGCTACTCGCGGTCGCACCCTTCGGTGCGGGCGCGGCACTGCGCGCGGCACGGGAGTAG